In a single window of the Halomicroarcula saliterrae genome:
- a CDS encoding LeuA family protein: protein MRARRDPRRIEFFQGTLDSTSEITDARIFDTTLRDGEQSPRTSFNYEDKREIAAVLDEMGTHVIEAGFPVNSDAEFEAVRDIAESTHVTTCGLARVVEKDIEAALDSGVDMVHTFVSTSDVQLQDSMHATRQEALDSAVESVERITEAGAECMFSPMDATRTSEDFLIEVIEATSDAGADWINIPDTCGVATPRRFYDLIEIVDSHTDARIDVHTHDDFGFASANAVSGFEAGASQAQVSVNGIGERAGNAAYEEVVMALEALYDVNTGIDTTRITELSRLVEEKSDIPVPANKPIVGRNAFSHESGIHAAGVIENSDTFEPGVMTPEMVGAERELVLGKHTGAHSVRERLVDSGYAPTDAEVREVTRRVKEFGAEKQQVTMSELERFAQEVGVDEESEEVRA, encoded by the coding sequence ATGAGGGCACGTCGGGATCCCCGGCGGATCGAGTTCTTCCAGGGCACACTGGATTCCACGTCTGAGATAACAGACGCACGTATTTTCGACACCACACTGCGCGACGGTGAGCAGTCGCCACGCACGTCGTTCAACTACGAGGACAAACGCGAGATAGCGGCCGTACTCGACGAGATGGGGACCCACGTCATCGAGGCCGGGTTCCCCGTCAACTCCGACGCGGAGTTCGAGGCGGTCCGCGACATCGCCGAGTCCACCCACGTGACGACGTGCGGACTGGCGCGTGTGGTCGAGAAGGATATCGAGGCAGCCCTGGATTCGGGTGTGGACATGGTCCACACCTTCGTCTCGACGTCCGACGTACAGTTACAAGACTCCATGCACGCGACCCGCCAAGAGGCGCTCGACTCGGCCGTCGAGTCGGTAGAGCGCATCACGGAGGCGGGCGCCGAGTGCATGTTCTCGCCGATGGACGCCACCCGAACGTCGGAGGACTTCCTCATCGAAGTCATCGAGGCGACATCGGACGCGGGCGCCGATTGGATCAACATCCCCGACACCTGCGGGGTCGCGACGCCGCGTCGGTTCTACGACCTCATCGAAATCGTCGACTCGCACACGGACGCGAGAATCGACGTCCACACCCACGACGACTTCGGGTTCGCTTCGGCGAACGCCGTCTCCGGGTTCGAGGCCGGCGCGAGCCAGGCCCAGGTGTCGGTCAACGGCATCGGCGAGCGGGCGGGCAACGCGGCCTACGAAGAGGTCGTGATGGCGCTGGAGGCGCTGTACGACGTGAACACGGGTATCGACACGACCCGTATCACGGAGCTGTCGCGACTGGTCGAGGAGAAATCCGACATCCCGGTCCCGGCGAACAAGCCCATCGTCGGGCGCAACGCCTTCTCCCACGAGAGCGGCATCCACGCCGCGGGCGTCATCGAGAACTCCGACACGTTCGAGCCCGGCGTCATGACCCCCGAGATGGTCGGCGCCGAGCGCGAGCTCGTGCTGGGCAAACACACCGGCGCACACTCGGTGCGGGAGCGTCTGGTCGATTCGGGGTACGCCCCGACGGACGCCGAAGTCCGCGAAGTGACCCGCCGCGTCAAGGAGTTCGGCGCGGAGAAACAGCAGGTCACGATGAGCGAACTGGAGCGGTTCGCTCAGGAGGTCGGCGTCGACGAGGAGAGCGAGGAGGTCCGGGCGTAG
- a CDS encoding orc1/cdc6 family replication initiation protein, producing MTSDSSSGPIDDPLFTSGHRIFKNKDLLKIGHVPEADRIVGRDEEISKLAKRLNGAVHGYSPENVMIYGKTGAGKSLVSRHLCQRAKNAAGDDVDIGTAYIDCAEDTTETQVVSSLAMKLNDEGVTDIAVPHTGLSTSKYYKLLWRILDMRFDSVIVILDEIDLMDEDSLLMKLSRAEEAGKITCSIGIIAISNKVQYIDQLNERVKSSFQHKELFFKPYDANQLREIMHNRTDAFQDDVLTDDVIPLAAAFAAQEHGDARKAIDILRHAGEVASESDADTVREAHVRQAQQHAEKDRFRELVSGSPTQAKTALLALTELSLNSAEDSFLTSQVYDQYERICAHVELDILSVRRFRDLLKEQAFLGIVEIEKINKGSAGGIHLQNRLIEDAHIVRETILEDTRMQEWSTE from the coding sequence ATGACATCCGATTCCTCGTCAGGCCCTATCGACGACCCGCTCTTTACCTCCGGACACCGGATTTTCAAGAACAAAGACCTCCTGAAAATCGGGCACGTCCCGGAGGCGGACCGTATCGTCGGGCGCGACGAGGAGATCTCGAAGCTGGCAAAGCGCTTGAACGGGGCCGTTCACGGCTACTCCCCCGAGAACGTGATGATCTACGGAAAGACGGGTGCGGGGAAGTCACTCGTTTCGAGACACCTCTGTCAGCGAGCGAAGAACGCTGCCGGCGACGACGTGGATATCGGAACGGCGTATATCGACTGCGCCGAGGACACGACGGAAACACAGGTCGTCTCGTCGCTCGCGATGAAACTGAACGACGAGGGCGTCACGGATATCGCGGTGCCACACACCGGTCTCAGTACCTCGAAGTACTACAAACTGCTCTGGCGGATTCTGGACATGCGGTTCGATTCGGTCATCGTCATCCTCGACGAGATCGACCTGATGGACGAAGACAGTCTGCTGATGAAGCTCTCCCGTGCGGAAGAAGCCGGAAAGATAACGTGTAGCATCGGCATCATCGCTATCAGCAACAAAGTCCAGTACATCGACCAGCTCAACGAGCGGGTCAAAAGCAGCTTTCAGCACAAGGAGCTCTTCTTCAAACCCTACGATGCGAACCAGCTCCGCGAAATCATGCACAATCGGACGGACGCGTTTCAAGACGACGTGTTGACGGACGACGTCATCCCGCTGGCTGCCGCGTTTGCCGCCCAGGAACACGGCGACGCTCGGAAGGCGATCGATATCCTCCGTCACGCTGGTGAGGTCGCGAGTGAGAGTGACGCCGATACTGTCCGTGAAGCGCACGTCCGACAGGCACAGCAACACGCCGAGAAGGACCGGTTCCGGGAGCTCGTCAGCGGGTCGCCGACACAGGCGAAGACCGCGCTGCTGGCACTGACCGAACTCAGCCTCAACTCCGCCGAGGACTCGTTCCTGACGAGCCAGGTGTACGACCAGTACGAGCGCATCTGTGCACACGTCGAGCTAGATATTCTGTCGGTCCGCCGGTTCCGTGATCTGCTGAAAGAGCAGGCGTTTCTCGGTATCGTCGAAATCGAGAAGATCAACAAGGGCAGCGCGGGTGGCATCCATCTGCAGAACCGTCTCATCGAGGACGCACATATCGTCCGGGAGACTATCCTCGAAGACACTCGCATGCAGGAGTGGTCCACGGAGTAA
- a CDS encoding DUF5779 family protein, with protein sequence MSDFEGLDLQAVEDQMAADEETGGSHRVVLGVLDGTTDDAEWVEAIEEGAVLVLNVDGDMNALASGFARPVKDAGGDLMHFRGFLIVTPAGVTIDKNRLDT encoded by the coding sequence ATGAGTGATTTCGAGGGGCTGGACCTGCAGGCGGTCGAGGACCAGATGGCGGCCGACGAGGAGACCGGCGGGAGCCACCGGGTCGTCCTCGGGGTACTGGACGGAACGACCGACGACGCGGAGTGGGTCGAGGCCATCGAGGAGGGCGCCGTCCTCGTGTTGAACGTCGACGGCGACATGAACGCGCTCGCCTCGGGCTTTGCGCGGCCGGTGAAAGACGCCGGCGGCGACCTGATGCACTTCCGGGGCTTTCTCATCGTCACCCCCGCGGGCGTCACTATCGACAAGAACCGACTGGACACCTGA
- a CDS encoding VOC family protein, translating to MLSAPEWLTLEVKDVDRMTVFYDAFLELDIVEEGESEAVLAAGDTELRLRAPGAVPRGGLHTHYALTVPEREYDDWYDRLGERFDLVEQTFGEARSLYFYDPAGNCVELGERDVDGSGVTGLFEFVLEVEELDAAVDLYERLGFETVDDGREEGRVRLTTGEFDLELWSPRLGIADARGGVHVDFGVVADDPSDVAREVADDALAVTSVEEGVRIRDPDGHYVTLVSE from the coding sequence ATGCTCTCTGCCCCCGAGTGGCTCACGCTGGAGGTGAAAGACGTCGACCGTATGACCGTCTTCTACGACGCCTTCCTCGAACTCGACATCGTCGAGGAAGGCGAGTCCGAGGCCGTTCTCGCGGCCGGTGACACCGAACTCCGACTCCGCGCGCCCGGAGCGGTCCCCCGGGGCGGACTCCACACCCACTACGCGCTCACGGTGCCCGAGCGCGAGTACGACGACTGGTACGACCGGCTGGGGGAGCGCTTCGACCTCGTCGAGCAGACCTTCGGCGAGGCCCGCTCGCTGTACTTCTACGACCCGGCGGGCAACTGCGTCGAACTGGGCGAGCGGGACGTCGACGGCAGCGGCGTCACCGGGCTGTTCGAGTTCGTGCTGGAGGTCGAGGAGCTCGACGCCGCAGTCGACCTGTACGAACGGCTCGGCTTCGAGACCGTCGACGACGGCCGCGAGGAGGGGCGCGTTCGCCTCACCACCGGCGAGTTCGACCTCGAACTCTGGTCGCCCCGGCTGGGTATCGCCGACGCCCGCGGCGGCGTCCACGTCGATTTCGGCGTCGTGGCCGACGACCCGAGCGACGTCGCCCGCGAGGTGGCCGACGACGCCCTGGCAGTCACGTCAGTCGAGGAGGGCGTCCGCATTCGGGACCCCGACGGTCACTACGTGACGCTCGTCAGCGAGTGA
- a CDS encoding ribbon-helix-helix domain-containing protein: protein MADYTTVSIPKDLAERVEETIEGTSFSSTSDLVRFLLRSIVVEHQREGELTEAQFQDITDQLRDLGYLE, encoded by the coding sequence ATGGCCGATTACACCACGGTCTCGATACCGAAAGACCTCGCCGAACGCGTCGAGGAGACCATCGAGGGGACCAGCTTTTCGAGCACGTCGGACCTCGTCCGGTTCCTGTTGCGGAGTATCGTCGTCGAGCACCAGCGAGAGGGGGAGCTGACTGAGGCCCAGTTCCAGGACATCACGGACCAGCTCCGTGACCTCGGCTATCTGGAGTAG
- a CDS encoding M24 family metallopeptidase translates to MDPDFAKLDAYLDETDADGYLIDADSTDSDQYYLAGFDAPDPFLTLYDGETHLLFPRSLEFGRAKRESRADSVERYVDFDHAELVEEHGTEGAVSHVLAGFLDSYGVHSVAVPPRFPLRTADGLRDRGVEVTPDTDGVITEIRATKTDEEIEHVRAAQRANEAAMAAAEELLRTASVADEGHLWFDAAPLTSERVKEEIEVTLLRHGCSLDETIVACGSDAADPHDRGSGPLTAGEPVIVDIFPRDKTTKYHADMTRTFCKGEPTETVAEWYDLTERAMDAAFEALEPGATGEDVHDAVCDVYEAAGEPTLRSDDRAETGFIHSTGHGVGLDVHELPRLSPSGGELEPGHVVTIEPGLYDPEVGGIRIEDIAVVTEDGYENLTDYEVSLVV, encoded by the coding sequence ATGGACCCCGATTTCGCGAAACTCGACGCCTATCTCGACGAGACGGACGCCGACGGCTACCTCATCGACGCCGACTCGACGGATTCGGACCAGTACTACCTCGCGGGCTTCGACGCGCCCGACCCGTTCCTGACGCTGTACGACGGGGAGACCCACCTCCTCTTCCCCCGGAGTCTGGAGTTCGGGCGGGCAAAGCGCGAGTCCCGCGCCGACAGCGTCGAGCGCTACGTCGATTTCGACCACGCCGAACTCGTCGAAGAGCACGGGACCGAGGGAGCAGTCTCGCACGTCCTCGCCGGCTTTCTCGACTCCTACGGCGTCCATAGCGTGGCGGTTCCGCCGCGGTTTCCGTTGCGGACCGCCGACGGCCTCCGCGACCGCGGCGTCGAGGTGACGCCCGACACCGACGGCGTCATCACCGAGATTCGCGCGACGAAGACGGACGAGGAAATCGAGCACGTGCGGGCCGCCCAGCGGGCGAACGAGGCGGCGATGGCCGCCGCCGAAGAACTGCTCCGGACGGCCTCGGTCGCCGACGAGGGCCACCTGTGGTTCGACGCGGCGCCGCTGACCAGCGAGCGCGTCAAGGAGGAGATAGAGGTGACGCTCCTGCGTCACGGCTGCTCGCTGGACGAGACGATCGTCGCGTGCGGGAGCGACGCCGCCGACCCGCACGACCGCGGGAGCGGCCCGCTGACCGCCGGCGAGCCCGTCATCGTCGATATCTTCCCGCGGGACAAGACGACGAAGTACCACGCGGACATGACCCGGACCTTCTGCAAGGGTGAACCGACGGAGACCGTCGCGGAGTGGTACGATCTGACCGAGCGGGCGATGGATGCGGCCTTCGAGGCGCTGGAACCCGGTGCGACGGGCGAGGACGTCCACGACGCGGTCTGTGACGTGTACGAGGCGGCCGGCGAGCCGACGCTCCGGAGCGACGACCGCGCCGAGACGGGCTTCATCCACTCGACGGGCCACGGGGTCGGCCTCGACGTCCACGAGCTCCCGCGGCTCTCGCCGTCGGGCGGGGAACTCGAACCGGGCCACGTCGTCACCATCGAGCCGGGACTGTACGACCCCGAGGTCGGCGGCATCCGAATCGAGGACATCGCCGTCGTCACCGAAGACGGCTACGAGAACCTCACGGACTACGAGGTCAGTCTGGTCGTCTGA
- a CDS encoding sensor domain-containing protein, translated as MSSLPPRPSVRSVCAAPVRLQTYRHLCYLALVFPLGFIYFNVLVTGFSLAIPLSVMLVGVPLFLLTLLVARGFAAVERRLTGYLLDADLADPSYPFLDGSPVERTKALLLDGTTWRECLYLLLHFPVGIVAFTFLTTGLTVALTLVATPLLYDAPGVRIGFFPGGSVTVSQSLSVPWGDLLVGVDVVTTVSQWAVDSFADALLFSLLGLVGLVLTLNLVNAAAWLLAQSAAFFLGDGTARDAS; from the coding sequence ATGTCCTCCCTCCCGCCTCGACCGTCCGTCCGGTCGGTTTGCGCTGCACCCGTCCGTCTGCAGACCTACCGCCACCTCTGTTATCTGGCGCTGGTGTTTCCGCTCGGATTCATCTACTTCAACGTCCTCGTGACCGGTTTCTCGCTCGCGATACCGCTCTCCGTCATGCTCGTCGGTGTGCCGCTGTTCCTGCTGACGCTCCTGGTGGCACGCGGGTTCGCCGCGGTCGAACGACGGCTCACCGGCTACCTGCTCGACGCCGACCTCGCCGATCCGTCGTACCCGTTTCTGGACGGGAGCCCCGTCGAGCGGACGAAAGCGCTGCTGTTGGACGGGACCACCTGGCGCGAGTGCCTGTATCTACTGTTGCATTTCCCGGTCGGCATCGTGGCGTTTACGTTCCTCACCACGGGGCTGACGGTCGCGCTGACCCTCGTCGCCACACCGCTGCTATACGACGCGCCGGGCGTCCGCATCGGTTTCTTCCCCGGGGGGTCGGTCACGGTCTCGCAGTCCCTGTCCGTTCCGTGGGGTGACCTGCTGGTCGGTGTCGACGTCGTGACCACGGTCAGCCAGTGGGCCGTCGATTCCTTCGCGGACGCGCTCCTGTTCTCGCTGCTCGGGCTGGTCGGGCTGGTTCTGACCCTGAACCTCGTCAACGCGGCGGCGTGGCTGCTGGCACAGTCCGCGGCGTTCTTCCTCGGCGACGGGACGGCCCGGGACGCGTCCTGA